A genome region from Mesorhizobium sp. B2-1-8 includes the following:
- a CDS encoding iron-sulfur cluster assembly scaffold protein, producing the protein MINDVYNAKILGFAGNIARIGRLDHPDATAKAHSKLCGSTVTVDLKMVDGVVTDFAHDVKACALGQASSSIMAQHVVGASAEELRAVRETMLKMLKENGAPPEGRFADLSYLEPVRDYKARHASTMLTFDAVVDAIGQIEKKRADEAA; encoded by the coding sequence ATGATCAACGACGTCTACAACGCGAAAATTCTCGGTTTTGCCGGAAACATCGCCCGCATCGGCCGGCTCGATCATCCCGACGCGACCGCGAAGGCGCATTCGAAGCTGTGCGGATCGACCGTTACCGTCGACCTCAAGATGGTGGACGGCGTGGTCACCGACTTTGCCCACGACGTGAAAGCCTGCGCACTCGGACAGGCATCGTCCTCGATCATGGCGCAACATGTCGTCGGCGCCAGTGCCGAGGAATTGCGCGCGGTACGCGAGACCATGCTGAAGATGCTGAAGGAGAACGGTGCGCCGCCGGAAGGCCGCTTCGCCGACCTCAGCTATCTGGAGCCGGTGCGCGACTACAAGGCGCGGCATGCGTCGACCATGCTGACCTTCGACGCCGTGGTCGACGCCATCGGCCAGATCGAGAAGAAACGCGCCGACGAAGCGGCTTAG